From Anopheles darlingi chromosome 2, idAnoDarlMG_H_01, whole genome shotgun sequence, the proteins below share one genomic window:
- the LOC125951674 gene encoding UDP-glycosyltransferase UGT5-like, translated as MSHWLMFEHVINELLQRGHTVTAITSYRLRSDASDESREPQRYREVLIEPIYDFEANGLPMDEFFKSPSFSNPFFKMATLWKLGLETSEHAFECANVREFLRTEGLRFDLLIAEEFVQESFLLLAYKYRVPIVTINTLGQTDFLDQSFGLLTPWSQVPHFMLEFENDMTLPQRAYNVFLSLWDLYNRKYYYLPAQTALARKHFGHLEATHGILPALEDLERNISIALLNTHIVTTKPRPRVDRMVQIAGLHIRPPKPLPSAIQTFLDSANNGFIYINFGTFLRSSNMPPATLDVFLSVFRGLSNYRFLWKWEADSGIPNLPSNVMLQRWLPQNDVLAHRNLKLFVSHGGLFGTQEAIYWARPVLFMPFYGDQHQNAHKFEKAGLGLTLSIINVTVDRLQTTMERILGGPSFQQQANRLSAIFRDNPIEPLGAAVYWIEYVVRHHGAPHMKSGVEEQPWWVYTMVDLGLLTVLFVFIVLWVVTVVVKAVVGLVGLRQQRKIKVN; from the exons ATGAGCCACTGGTTGATGTTCGAGCATGTCATCAACGAGCTGTTGCAACGAGGCCACACAGTGACAGCCATCACCAGCTACCGATTGCGATCCGATGCTAGCGATGAGTCTCGGGAGCCGCAGCGCTATCGCGAGGTGCTAATAGAACCGATATACGACTTCGAGGCGAACGGACTGCCGATGGATGAGTTCTTCAAGTCCCCTTCGTTCAGCAATCCCTTCTTCAAGATGGCCACCCTGTGGAAGCTTGGGCTGGAGACGAGCGAACATGCATTCGAGTGTGCGAATGTGCGCGAGTTCTTGCGCACCGAGGGCCTACGGTTTGATCTGTTGATCGCCGAAGAGTTCGTCCAGGAGAGCTTCCTGTTGCTAGCCTACAAATACCGTGTGCCCATTGTGACGATCA ACACACTCGGGCAGACGGATTTCCTCGATCAATCCTTCGGCCTGCTGACACCCTGGTCTCAAGTACCACACTTTATGCTGGAGTTCGAGAACGACATGACGCTGCCGCAGCGCGCATACAATGTGTTCCTGTCGCTGTGGGATCTGTACAACCGGAAGTACTACTATCTACCAGCCCAGACAGCGCTCGCACGGAAACACTTTGGCCATCTGGAGGCAACCCATGGGATTCTGCCTGCGCTCGAGGATCTGGAGCGGAACATCAGCATCGCGCTGctcaacacacacatcgtCACCACCAAGCCGCGACCTCGCGTCGATCGTATGGTACAGATAGCGGGATTACACATTCGTCCACCGAAACCATTACCGAGCGCGATACAG ACCTTTCTCGATTCGGCCAACAACGGATTCATCTATATAAACTTCGGCACATTTCTGCGCAGCTCGAACATGCCACCGGCAACGCTCGACGTGTTCTTATCGGTGTTCCGCGGCCTATCAAACTATCGGTTCCTCTGGAAGTGGGAAGCAGACTCAGGTATTCCGAATCTACCGTCGAACGTGATGCTACAGCGGTGGCTCCCTCAGAACGACGTACTGGCCCATCGGAATCTGAAGCTGTTCGTATCGCACGGTGGTCTATTCGGTACGCAGGAAGCAATCTATTGGGCCCGTCCCGTGCTGTTCATGCCGTTCTACGGTGACCAGCACCAGAACGCACACAAGTTCGAGAAGGCCGGTCTCGGGTTGACGCTGAGTATTATCAACGTTACGGTTGATAGGCTGCAGACGACGATGGAACGGATTCTCGGCGGGCCAtcgttccagcagcaggcaaacCGACTATCGGCCATCTTTCGGGACAATCCAATCGAACCGCTTGGGGCGGCCGTCTACTGGATCGAGTATGTCGTGCGGCATCACGGTGCACCGCATATGAAATCGGGTGTGGAGGAGCAACCGTGGTGGGTCTATACGATGGTGGACTTGGGGTTGCTGACAGTACTGTTCGTCTTTATCGTTTTGTGGGTCGTTACAGTGGTAGTTAAAGCAGTGGTTGGTCTGGTTGGCCTACGTCAGCAGCGCAAGATCAAGGTTAATTAA
- the LOC125952679 gene encoding UDP-glycosyltransferase UGT4-like, with translation MHFRTVLSYLIAGAFAFSALPRIDGGKVLFLVPFPAPSHWLWIEHFIKELLARGHEVTAITNFAAKELHPNYTEILIDPPYDIPYYFPVSDIYESKYNSDLSNLFLYWRIGLSTTQYALENEQVQQFIEQDDTDYDVIVSEQFYQEAFLMFAHKYRAPIVTLCTLGHANHIDQAMGLVTPWSFVPHPVLMFTDDMSFSQRCYNFLISIADLVIRNLYYIPQQNRLAQKHFAQIEGPELMPSISDLEKSISVILVNSHISTSPPRPTIPGLVNVAGAHIKPAKALPEDIRKFLDGARDGVIFFSLGSYMKSVDMPKDKMKAFLEVFRNLKQRVVWKYEDEDVAHLPRNVMVRKWLPQSDILAHPNVVLFITHGGMFGSQEGLYRGVPMLYIPFYGDQHRNALKAEQAGYALTINFPELNVITLGSRLNELLTNPTFMKQAKRASELFRDNLVPPMEEAMHWIEYVIRHKGAKHLKTQAIELSWAQYLMLDVVGFFTLIFLLLAITFYAVLGTILSKPQKPKTTPKRDTLMSSSKRKFKIN, from the exons ATG CATTTCCGAACCGTATTGTCGTACTTGATCGCGGGCGCATTTGCATTTAGCGCTCTGCCACGCATCGACGGTGGCAAGGTGCTGTTCCTGGTGCCATTTCCAGCACCGAGCCACTGGCTATGGATCGAGCACTTCATCAAGGAGCTCTTGGCACGGGGTCACGAGGTAACGGCCATCACCAACTTTGCGGCCAAGGAACTCCATCCAAACTACACCGAAATACTGATCGATCCACCGTACGACATACCGTATTACT TTCCCGTGTCGGACATCTACGAATCAAAGTACAACAGTGACCTGAGCAATCTGTTCCTATACTGGCGGATCGGCTTATCGACGACGCAGTACGCACTGGAGAACGAGCAAGTGCAGCAGTTTATCGAGCAGGATGATACCGATTACGATGTGATCGTCTCGGAGCAGTTCTACCAGGAAGCATTCCTCATGTTTGCGCACAAATATCGGGCCCCCATTGTGACACTAT GTACACTGGGACATGCGAACCATATCGATCAAGCCATGGGGCTCGTGACGCCCTGGTCATTCGTACCTCATCCGGTGCTGATGTTTACGGATGATATGTCCTTCTCTCAGCGGTGCTACAACTTCCTAATCTCCATAGCCGATTTAGTGATACGCAACCTGTACTACATCCCGCAGCAAAACCGATTGGCACAGAAGCATTTCGCACAAATCGAAG GCCCCGAACTGATGCCCTCCATTAGCGATCTCGAGAAATCCATCTCAGTCATCCTGGTAAATAGCCACATATCGACTTCACCGCCACGGCCCACGATTCCGGGGCTCGTGAACGTAGCGGGAGCACACATTAAGCCCGCCAAAGCGCTGCCCGAAGACATACGCAAATTTCTGGACGGTGCCCGCGATGGGGTCATCTTCTTCAGCCTCGGTTCGTACATGAAGAGCGTGGACATGCCGAAGGACAAAATGAAAGCATTCCTGGAGGTGTTCCGAAACCTGAAACAGCGAGTAGTGTGGAAgtacgaggacgaggacgttGCCCATCTGCCACGAAATGTAATGGTGCGGAAGTGGCTGCCACAGAGTGACATCCTGGCGCACCCGAACGTTGTCCTGTTCATCACACATGGCGGTATGTTCGGTAGCCAGGAGGGTCTGTACCGTGGCGTACCGATGCTGTACATTCCGTTCTATGGTGATCAGCATCGGAACGCACTGAAGGCCGAACAGGCCGGTTACGCGCTGACGATCAACTTTCCCGAGCTGAACGTCATAACGCTCGGTTCACGGCTCAACGAACTACTGACGAATCCGACATTCATGAAGCAGGCCAAGCGAGCATCGGAGCTGTTCCGGGATAATCTGGTACCGCCGATGGAGGAAGCGATGCACTGGATCGAGTACGTCATACGGCACAAAGGGGCGAAACACTTGAAAACCCAGGCAATCGAGCTATCGTGGGCTCAGTACTTGATGCTGGATGTCGTTGGTTTCTTCACGCTCATCTTCCTGCTGCTAGCCATCACGTTCTATGCGGTGCTCGGCACTATCCTATCGAAACCacagaaaccaaaaaccacgccGAAGCGGGACACGCTGATGAGCAGTTCGAAACGGAAATTCAAAATAAACTAA
- the LOC125952680 gene encoding sperm flagellar protein 1-like: protein MEIRRRKTPLLPLSSEEYRAVACWMREFTLSKPIKNISRDMSDGVMVAEILKSLFPKMVELHNYARCNSMQNKLSNWQTLNRKVLRRLNIYLDERMMQDLASGNNGTLEILLHELMIRHRQMKDNEDNGMEQPLQRPFIMLR, encoded by the exons ATGGAAATTCGCCGGCGTAAAACCCCATTATTACCGTTATCGTCGGAGGAATACCGTGCGGTGGCCTGCTGGATGAGAGAGTTTACTTTATCGAAGCCCATCAAAAACATTTCCCGTGATATGTCGGATGGAG TTATGGTGGCCGAAATCTTGAAGAGTCTGTTTCCCAAGATGGTCGAACTGCACAACTATGCCCGCTGCAACTCGATGCAAAACAAGCTGAGCAACTGGCAAACGCTTAACCGGAAGGTGCTGCGCCGCTTAAACATCTATCTGGACGAGCGAATGATGCAGGATTTAGCTAGTGGAAACAATGGTACCCTGGAAATACTGCTACACGAGCTGATGATTCGCCACCGGCAGATGAAAGACAACGAGGACAACGGAATGGAACAGCCACTTCAGCGACCATTTATCATGTTACGATAG
- the LOC125952678 gene encoding uncharacterized protein LOC125952678 — MAAIGTSLCVLLFLLIVIQYIEVGYGSLYATSADLEERLSEAFLPNVREAIDDCHLRYYKLGEGPEPKPAFGRPAYLREFAHMAAIGWSASDGKIRWDCGGSLIWENYILTAAHCAANDDNTPPDVVRLGDINLYDDSDDQYAQQLKIVEIVRHPEHRFSSRYHDLALLRLEKNVTLHDTVAPGCLWNDENEIPFPTMEATGWGATGFGEKSTPILLKVSLGVVKPEECNKHYKIGDRGLKQGLMNYHLCAGDVKMDTCPGDSGGPLQMKLLHNGKMTPFVVAVTSFGSVCGQSNPGVYMKVAPYIPWISAELAKRGEIIKDWSFKPYACALRYVHLREYEDDVITHKSGGFESLDSSNAHMNIITSTQTASIHWPVGSPSVPKNCNGVVIDEDTVVTLARCAIAERIQPSHIMLKDTRNDIVRVHRHPGYRPNSFYNDIAVLKVKDRFKFSTDFVPACIWSAFEIPDPQFYVTGQGRYDLNRFDSYSDGPRNIDPTIVQLSPRANILDIDNCTLPEEYYSGLSRGVTTEHLCFRNKPFLVPDSCEMLYGAPLRRNIWRLGRHFEHIYALNLLGKDCGFGRAALGTRFGYHSEWLKSVLLPNYRAESDSVHFLNTDLDDFDQCRGTDGSTGLCVNINRCPKIHYDVQANRSVQLCNGGKIVCCPYDNIRNVTSISQMASELDDCESRYKQFHEMYEPYQSDRIDHFYHTVYFGWQTKDGMTEWICSGTLITRSVVVTSAYCLLADGDLPILVNVAEGNPNATWSRPKPTRIKEVIIHPGYNASTLQYDIGLVRLEQPIVPTARKYPICLWQNETHTPLQLYRMVDDDNYVSRFEQNFPKYNSDCRQDLRQLGKRELQSNELCTDIDGTPGRSISGDPLIWYNRNPNDNSSTQYLVGIISSGISAESLGINARISSYIGWIKSIV; from the exons ATGGCAGCAATCGGAACATcattgtgtgtgctgttgttcctTCTGATCGTGATACAGTACATCGAAGTCG GTTATGGATCGCTATATGCTACCTCAGCTGACCTAGAGGAAAGACTGAGTGAAGCTTTCTTACCCAACGTCCGTGAAGCGATCGACG ACTGCCATCTGAGGTACTACAAACTTGGAGAGGGTCCTGAACCCAAACCAGCGTTCGGTAGGCCAGCCTATTTGCGTGAGTTTGCACACATGGCAGCGATTGGCTGGTCTGCGAGTGATGGCAAAATCCGTTGGGACTGCGGCGGCTCATTGATATGGGAGAACTACATACTTACTGCAGCTCATTGTGCGGCGAATGATGA CAACACTCCCCCCGATGTGGTTCGCCTTGGAGATATCAACCTATACGACGACTCTGACGATCAGTATGCACAGCAGCTGAAGATCGTCGAAATTGTACGTCATCCTGAGCATCGTTTTAGCTCACGCTACCATGATCTTGCCCTCCTGCGACTGGAAAAGAACGTCAC tCTGCATGACACGGTAGCACCGGGATGCCTCTGGAACGATGAGAATGAAATACCTTTCCCTACGATGGAAGCTACTGGTTGGGGAGCAACGGGATTCG GTGAAAAGTCCACTCCGATCCTTCTGAAAGTGTCACTCGGAGTAGTCAAACCGGAGGAATGCAATAAGCACTATAAGATTGGGGATCGTGGATTGAAGCAAGGACTCATGAATTACCATTTATGTGCCGGTGATGTCAAAATGGATACTTGTCCC GGAGACTCCGGTGGGCCCCTGCAAATGAAGCTGCTGCACAATGGCAAGATGACTCCATTCGTTGTGGCCGTTACTTCGTTTGGGAGTGTATGCGGTCAATCGAATCCAGGCGTTTACATGAAGGTAGCACCTTATATTCCCTGGATAAGTGCAGAGCTTGCGAAACGTGGAGAGATCATAAAAG ATTGGAGTTTTAAACCCTATGCCTGTGCACTTCGCTATGTTCACCTAAGAGAGTATGAGGACGATGTCATTACACATAAATCGGGTGGTTTTGAAAGTCTGGATTCCAGCAATGCTCATATGAACATAATAACTTCCACACAAACCGCCTCGATTCACTGGCCAGTTGGAAGCCCGTCTGTACCCAAAAACTGTAACGGGGTAGTGATTGATGAGGACACCGTAGTTACACTGGCCCGTTGCGCCATCGCTGAAAG AATCCAACCTTCACACATCATGCTTAAGGACACTCGGAACGATATCGTTCGTGTTCACCGGCATCCGGGTTACAGACCAAACTCCTTCTACAATGACATCGCGGTTTTAAAAGTAAAGGATAGGTTCAAATTCTCCACTGATTTCGTACCGGCGTGTATTTGGAGTGCATTTGAGATACCCGATCCACAGTTCTACGTTACTGGACAAGGCCGTTATGATttgaatcgattcgattcctaTTCCGACGGTCCACGGAACATTG ATCCAACAATCGTTCAGCTATCACCTAGAGCCAACATTCTGGACATTGACAACTGTACGTTACCAGAAGAGTACTACAGCGGACTTAGCCGTGGTGTAACAACGGAGCATCTGTGTTTTCGAAATAAGCCCTTCTTAGTACCGGACTCATGTGAAATGTTATACGGAGCACCACTGAGACGAAACATTTGGCGGTTGGGACGTCACTTCGAGCACATCTATGCGCTGAATCTATTGGGCAAAGACTGTGGTTTTGGCCGAGCGGCACTTGGGACCCGATTCGGCTATCACTCCGAATGGCTCAAGTCGGTGCTGCTCCCCAACTACCGCGCAGAGTCAGACTCAGTACACTTCCTTAATACGGATTTGGATGATTTTGATCAATGCAGGGGAACAGATGGAAGTACCGGTTTGTGTGTTAATATAAACCGATGTCCTAAAATACACTATGATGTGCAAGCGAATCGTAGTGTTCAGTTGTGCAATGGCGGAAAGATTGTATGCTGTCCATATGATAACATACGAAATGTAACAAGCATCAGCCAGATGGCCTCTGAGCTGGACGATTGTGAAAGCCGCTACAAACAGTTTCACGAAATGTATGAACCTTACcaatcggatcgaatcgatcacttTTACCATACG GTGTACTTCGGATGGCAAACCAAGGATGGCATGACGGAATGGATTTGCTCTGGTACACTGATTACTCGCAGTGTCGTCGTAACTTCTGCTTATTGTCTGCTGGCGGACGGCGACTTACCAATATTGGTGAACGTGGCCGAAGGTAATCCCAATGCCACGTGGTCACGCCCAAAGCCTACTCGTATTAAGGAGGTGATCATCCATCCGGGCTACAATGCAAGCACTCTTCAGTACGATATTGGACTGGTACGCTTGGAGCAACCAATCGTTCCGACGGCGCGTAAATACCCGATCTGTTTGTGGCAGAACgagacgcacacaccactTCAGCTGTACCgaatggtggatgatg ATAACTATGTGAGTAGATTTGAGCAGAACTTCCCCAAGTACAACTCCGACTGTAGACAAGACTTACGGCAGCTTGGTAAAAGGGAACTTCAGTCGAACGAACTGTGCACCGACATCGATGGTACGCCAGGACGAAGCATTTCCGGAGACCCGCTCATTTGGTATAATAGAAATCCTAATGACAACTCTTCAACCCAGTATCTGGTGGGTATTATCAGCTCTGGTATATCGGCAGAGAGTCTAGGAATAAACGCTAGAATCTCATCGTACATCGGATGGATCAAGAGTATCGTATAG
- the LOC125952677 gene encoding uncharacterized protein LOC125952677, with translation MAAIATRTLCVQLFLFIVMQYVGFVLSLDPITSRLQEDLNDAFLPNVREAIDDCHLRYYKLGKALDPKPAFGRPAYLREFAHMAAIGWTASDGKIRWDCGGSLIWENYILTAAHCAANDDNTPPDVVRLGDINLYDDSDDQYAQQLKIVEIVRHPEHRFSSRYHDLALLRLEKNVTLHDTVAPGCLWNDENEIPFPTMEATGWGATGFAEKSTPILLKVSLGVIKTEECNKYYKVGDRGLKQGLTNYHLCAGDVKMDTCPGDSGGPLQMKLLHNGKMTPFVVAVTSFGSICGQSIPGVYMKVAHYIPWISAELAKRGEIIKDWSFKPYACALRYVRLREYEDDVIKKDSSTLEGVDSSKAHMDIRNSTQTVSIHWPVGSPSVPKNCNGVVIDEDTVVTLARCAIAGRIQPSHIMLKDTRNDIVRVHRHPGYRPNSFYNDIAVLKVKDRFKFSTDFVPACIWSAYKLPDLQFYVTGQGRYDLNQFDYPFNPTINIDPTIVQLSPRANIVVNETCSVPEEYHSGLSRGVTTEHLCFRNKPFLVPDSCEMLYGAPLRRNIWRLGRHFEHIYALNLLGKDCGFGRAALGTRFGYHSEWLKSVLLPNYRTKMDTVQLLNKKLGNFAHCTGTDGSTGLCVSIARCPIVRYDVQANRSVQLCNGKDIVCCPYDNIRNVTRVSIAASELDDCESRYKQFHELYEPYQPNININTGYQYYHTVYFGWQTKDGRMKWKCSGTLITRSVVVTTAYCLLANGTIPTVVNIPEASPNATLGLPKPISIKEVIIHPGYNASALQNNIGLVRLEQPIVPTARKYPICLWQNETHTPLQLYRKVVDVSSEHIERNFPKYNSDCTQDLRQLGRRDLQWNELCTDIDGIPLRSISGGTLVWYHRNPKDNSTTHYLVGIVSSDVPAKQLGIHVRISSFIGWIKSIV, from the exons ATGGCAGCAATCGCAACTAGAACGCTCTGCGTACagctgtttctttttattgtgaTGCAGTACGTCGGATTCG TTTTATCATTAGACCCCATTACATCGCGACTGCAGGAAGACCTGAACGATGCTTTCTTGCCCAACGTCCGTGAAGCGATCGATG ACTGTCACCTGAGGTACTATAAACTTGGAAAAGCTCTGGATCCTAAACCAGCGTTCGGTAGGCCAGCCTATTTGCGTGAGTTTGCGCACATGGCAGCGATTGGCTGGACTGCGAGTGATGGCAAAATCCGTTGGGACTGCGGCGGATCGTTGATATGGGAGAACTACATACTTACTGCAGCTCATTGTGCGGCGAATGATGA CAACACTCCCCCCGATGTGGTTCGCCTTGGAGATATCAACCTATACGACGACTCTGACGATCAGTATGCACAGCAGCTGAAGATCGTCGAAATTGTACGTCATCCTGAGCATCGATTTAGCTCACGCTACCATGATCTTGCCCTCCTGCGACTGGAAAAGAACGTCAC tCTACATGATACAGTAGCACCGGGATGCCTCTGGAACGATGAGAATGAAATACCTTTCCCTACAATGGAAGCTACTGGTTGGGGAGCAACGGGATTCG CTGAAAAGTCTACTCCGATCCTTCTGAAAGTGTCACTCGGAGTAATCAAAACCGAGGAATGCAATAAGTACTATAAGGTTGGTGATCGTGGATTGAAGCAAGGACTCACGAACTACCATTTATGTGCCGGTGATGTCAAAATGGATACTTGTCCC GGAGACTCCGGTGGGCCCCTGCAAATGAAGCTGCTGCACAATGGCAAGATGACTCCATTCGTTGTGGCCGTTACTTCGTTTGGGAGTATATGCGGTCAATCGATTCCAGGCGTTTACATGAAGGTAGCACATTATATTCCCTGGATAAGTGCAGAGCTTGCGAAACGTGGAGAGATCATAAAAG ATTGGAGTTTCAAGCCCTATGCTTGCGCACTACGTTACGTCCGTCTGAGAGAGTATGAAGACGATGTTATAAAAAAAGACTCGAGTACCTTGGAAGGTGTGGACTCCAGCAAGGCGCATATGGACATACGTAATTCGACTCAAACTGTCTCGATTCACTGGCCAGTTGGAAGCCCGTCTGTACCCAAAAACTGTAACGGGGTAGTGATTGATGAGGACACCGTAGTTACACTGGCCCGTTGCGCCATCGCTGGAAG AATCCAACCTTCACACATCATGCTTAAGGACACTCGGAACGATATCGTTCGTGTTCACCGGCATCCTGGTTACAGACCAAACTCCTTCTACAATGACATCGCGGTTTTAAAAGTAAAGGATAGGTTCAAATTCTCCACTGATTTCGTACCGGCGTGTATTTGGAGTGCGTATAAGCTACCCGATCTACAGTTCTACGTTACTGGACAAGGCCGTTATGATTTGAATCAATTTGATTATCCCTTTAATCCTACAATCAACATTG ACCCAACAATCGTTCAGCTATCACCTAGGGCCAATATCGTGGTCAACGAAACATGCTCAGTACCAGAGGAATACCATAGCGGACTTAGCCGTGGTGTAACAACGGAGCATCTGTGTTTTCGAAATAAGCCCTTCTTAGTGCCGGACTCTTGTGAAATGTTATACGGAGCACCACTGAGACGAAACATTTGGCGGTTGGGACGTCACTTCGAGCACATCTATGCGCTGAATCTATTGGGCAAAGACTGTGGTTTTGGCCGAGCGGCACTTGGGACCCGATTCGGCTATCACTCCGAATGGCTCAAGTCGGTGTTACTACCTAACTATCGTACAAAAATGGACACGGTTCAGTTACTGAATAAGAAACTGGGTAACTTTGCCCATTGCACGGGAACAGATGGAAGTACCGGTCTGTGCGTAAGCATTGCTCGATGTCCAATAGTACGCTATGATGTGCAAGCGAATCGTAGTGTTCAGTTGTGCAATGGCAAAGACATTGTGTGCTGTCCATATGATAACATACGAAATGTAACGAGAGTAAGCATTGCGGCCTCTGAGTTGGATGATTGTGAAAGCCGCTACAAACAGTTCCACGAATTGTATGAACCATATCAACCAAATATTAATATCAATACAGGATATCAATATTACCATACG GTATACTTCGGATGGCAAACCAAGGATGGcaggatgaaatggaaatgctcTGGTACACTGATCACTCGCAGTGTCGTTGTAACTACTGCTTATTGCCTGTTGGCAAATGGTACTATCCCGACGGTGGTAAATATCCCTGAGGCTAGTCCCAATGCTACTTTGGGGCTCCCGAAGCCTATTAGTATTAAGGAGGTGATCATCCATCCGGGCTACAATGCAAGTGCTCTTCAGAACAATATTGGTCTGGTGCGCTTGGAGCAACCAATCGTTCCGACGGCGCGTAAATACCCGATCTGTTTGTGGCAGAACgagacgcacacaccactTCAGCTGTACCGGAAAGTGGTAGACG TGTCAAGTGAACACATTGAAAGGAACTTTCCCAAGTACAACTCCGATTGTACACAAGATCTACGTCAGCTTGGTAGACGGGATCTTCAGTGGAACGAACTGTGCACCGACATCGACGGTATACCACTACGCAGTATTTCCGGAGGAACACTCGTCTGGTATCACAGAAACCCAAAGGACAACTCTACAACCCACTATCTGGTAGGTATTGTTAGTTCTGATGTGCCGGCCAAACAACTGGGAATACACGTTAGAATCTCATCCTTTATCGGGTGGATCAAGAGTATCGTATAG